One genomic segment of Anaerosporomusa subterranea includes these proteins:
- a CDS encoding BTAD domain-containing putative transcriptional regulator: MANVYTPLFAAKFLRPKLAKHVIERPQIVQKVREATRVPLTVIRAGAGYGKTTLLNQAFSDKQADVLWINCSEEDSAAQTFLLHVAHALLRRFPEIGEHTLHMLTWDERQGSVDPAAAIGELAEQLGRKLNRDTVIVLDDYQMVDDHSAVHKLVEQFVEQLTDRIHVIIASREKAPLPGLAIKRANGLVLDIDETDMAFKQTEIQELFQTQYALPLDERMAASLSAKTEGWIMALHMLGQLMRKGCSWESALASLPQSMMELFEYLLADYLANQSEQTRLFLRQTAVLELMQGEDCDAIFDREKSSELLKSLETKGLFTFRIGDGMYRYHHLFRGYLRRMSGFTPAELAKLHYKAAARYRQKDDRRQAVEHLLAGKFYSDAIELMKGMTGELMTSGLQGELQRWLDLLPAELLSSAPELILCRGDMYRLAGDFAAAQECYALAEAGFTNLGSVVGHYQVAKAYALVYLDTVQPVLAERYLMQALDLVDKSRAQERARLYQLLAENMVNQGRAEEAASLFHQANELFMEDSRGDVEARMNLRTGRLHMAKSILNRQTGRRNPYPLPRSHRETPLLLGLLNAFMGEVDEAWANAQEGLNIGLSMKAVFVQAVAYMRLGHAKQLKSWTEMTEAVECYQQALDIVSSLGVEKGKAEPLFGLCVLYGHHGSQEIALRYGMEGLRVSKQAKDDWMVAMNELAIAIAYYKSASYEQAQGWADRAHQSFVRCGDSYLSTVAMFWLAMTAAVTGEQATFRRVGESLLTRTQANDLDFLFTRPTILGLRDPQEVIPLLLLAEQEGICRTYVTALLADLGSTAGLERHPGYTLRVQALGQFRVWRGLEEIRAKEWQREKAKQLLQYFVTCRKQLIHKEQLVEALWGEAGSDGDFKVAMNALINALEPSRSARTNSFYILKQSSSYGLNLATGIQLDVDEFESYISRGARIAAKDPEQAIRLYRLALNQYKGDFLPECCYEDWCQEERERLLMLYITTAERMAHMLFERGESEECISLCLRIIGKDSCWEEAYRLLMQCYYRQNNRAMVIRVYRQCRDNLMSELGVPPAKETSELFKKLSVSDENI; the protein is encoded by the coding sequence ATGGCAAATGTATATACTCCTTTATTTGCTGCGAAGTTTTTGCGGCCTAAGCTGGCCAAACATGTGATTGAGCGGCCCCAGATCGTGCAAAAGGTAAGAGAAGCCACGCGGGTTCCGTTGACAGTGATCCGTGCAGGTGCGGGCTATGGCAAGACAACCTTGCTAAATCAGGCTTTTAGCGATAAACAGGCTGACGTGCTTTGGATCAATTGCAGTGAGGAGGACAGTGCGGCGCAGACGTTTTTGCTGCATGTCGCTCACGCCCTGCTTAGGCGCTTTCCAGAGATCGGCGAACATACTTTGCACATGTTAACCTGGGATGAGCGGCAAGGCTCTGTCGATCCGGCAGCAGCGATTGGCGAACTAGCTGAACAGTTAGGGCGGAAGCTGAACCGTGACACAGTCATTGTTCTTGACGATTACCAGATGGTTGACGATCACTCCGCAGTTCACAAACTGGTGGAGCAATTTGTCGAGCAACTGACTGACCGGATTCACGTCATTATTGCTTCCAGGGAGAAGGCGCCTCTGCCCGGGCTCGCGATTAAGCGAGCCAACGGATTGGTCCTTGATATCGATGAGACAGATATGGCCTTTAAACAAACCGAAATTCAGGAGCTATTTCAAACTCAATATGCTTTGCCGCTGGATGAGCGAATGGCAGCTAGCCTGTCCGCAAAGACGGAAGGCTGGATTATGGCTTTACATATGTTAGGCCAGCTAATGCGCAAGGGCTGTTCCTGGGAGTCAGCGTTGGCCTCTTTGCCGCAGTCGATGATGGAGCTGTTCGAATACTTACTGGCTGACTACTTAGCGAATCAATCAGAACAGACCCGCCTATTCCTGCGTCAGACTGCTGTGCTTGAACTGATGCAGGGTGAAGATTGTGATGCGATTTTTGACAGGGAAAAATCATCCGAATTACTAAAGAGTCTCGAAACCAAGGGTTTGTTTACTTTTCGTATCGGCGATGGCATGTATCGCTACCATCACTTGTTCCGTGGTTATTTGCGGCGGATGTCAGGCTTTACACCAGCCGAGTTGGCCAAGCTACATTATAAAGCTGCGGCCCGCTACAGGCAAAAAGATGACCGTAGGCAAGCGGTAGAACATCTGCTGGCAGGAAAGTTTTACAGTGATGCCATTGAACTCATGAAGGGCATGACTGGCGAGTTGATGACCAGTGGGCTGCAGGGGGAACTGCAGCGATGGCTTGATTTACTGCCTGCTGAATTGTTGTCGTCGGCGCCAGAACTTATTTTATGTCGTGGCGATATGTACCGCCTAGCCGGAGATTTTGCCGCCGCGCAAGAGTGCTACGCTTTGGCTGAAGCTGGCTTTACCAATTTGGGCAGTGTAGTGGGCCATTATCAGGTGGCCAAAGCGTACGCGTTGGTGTATCTCGACACTGTGCAGCCGGTGCTGGCTGAGCGGTATTTAATGCAGGCGCTTGACTTGGTGGATAAAAGCCGCGCTCAAGAGAGGGCGCGTCTCTATCAACTGTTAGCGGAAAATATGGTTAATCAGGGCCGGGCTGAAGAGGCTGCTTCTCTGTTTCACCAGGCCAATGAACTGTTCATGGAAGACAGCCGTGGTGACGTGGAAGCGCGGATGAATCTGCGAACCGGGCGACTTCATATGGCGAAAAGCATATTGAACCGCCAGACAGGCAGGCGCAATCCGTATCCATTGCCCCGCTCACACCGTGAGACGCCGCTGCTGCTCGGATTGCTGAACGCGTTTATGGGCGAAGTGGATGAAGCCTGGGCCAATGCTCAGGAAGGCCTGAATATCGGCCTCAGTATGAAAGCCGTGTTTGTGCAGGCTGTCGCCTATATGCGGTTAGGACACGCCAAGCAGCTAAAGTCCTGGACTGAAATGACGGAAGCCGTTGAATGCTACCAACAGGCGCTGGATATTGTTTCTTCACTGGGAGTGGAAAAAGGCAAGGCTGAGCCGTTATTTGGCTTGTGTGTACTATACGGCCATCATGGCAGTCAGGAAATTGCCTTGCGCTATGGTATGGAGGGACTGCGGGTCAGCAAGCAAGCAAAAGATGACTGGATGGTAGCGATGAACGAATTGGCAATCGCGATCGCTTATTATAAATCTGCGTCCTATGAACAAGCTCAAGGTTGGGCTGACCGCGCTCACCAGTCGTTTGTGCGTTGCGGCGATAGCTACCTGTCGACAGTGGCCATGTTTTGGTTGGCAATGACAGCGGCTGTGACTGGTGAGCAAGCGACTTTTCGCCGCGTCGGCGAAAGTCTTTTAACCCGGACTCAGGCCAATGATCTTGATTTTCTGTTTACCCGGCCAACCATTTTAGGGCTGCGCGATCCGCAGGAAGTCATACCGCTGTTGTTGCTGGCCGAACAGGAAGGTATTTGCCGGACATATGTAACTGCCTTGCTGGCAGACTTAGGATCAACCGCCGGTCTTGAGCGACACCCCGGCTATACGCTGCGGGTGCAGGCCCTGGGCCAGTTTCGCGTCTGGCGCGGTCTTGAGGAAATTCGTGCTAAAGAATGGCAGCGAGAAAAAGCTAAACAGCTGCTGCAGTATTTCGTTACCTGCCGCAAGCAACTGATTCATAAAGAGCAGCTAGTTGAAGCTTTATGGGGTGAAGCCGGTTCAGACGGGGACTTTAAAGTGGCGATGAACGCTTTGATCAACGCGCTTGAGCCTTCGCGCAGCGCAAGGACTAATTCTTTTTATATTTTGAAGCAGAGCAGCTCGTATGGTCTGAACTTGGCCACCGGAATTCAGCTGGATGTGGACGAATTTGAAAGTTATATTTCACGCGGCGCCCGCATCGCAGCTAAGGACCCTGAGCAGGCCATTCGCCTATATCGCCTGGCGCTCAATCAATACAAAGGCGATTTTCTGCCTGAGTGCTGTTATGAAGATTGGTGTCAGGAAGAGCGGGAACGGCTATTGATGCTCTACATCACAACTGCAGAGCGCATGGCGCACATGCTGTTCGAGAGAGGCGAAAGCGAGGAGTGTATTTCCCTGTGCCTGCGTATTATTGGCAAGGACAGCTGTTGGGAGGAGGCATACCGCCTGTTGATGCAGTGTTACTATCGGCAGAACAACCGGGCCATGGTTATCCGGGTGTATCGCCAGTGCCGCGATAATTTGATGTCTGAATTGGGCGTGCCTCCAGCCAAGGAAACAAGTGAATTATTTAAAAAACTATCTGTTTCTGACGAGAACATTTAG
- a CDS encoding 3-oxoacyl-ACP synthase, producing MTKAARHIGVVGTGVYLPATYMTAKEVAEATGGRWAEADVVSKLGFSKKTIPGLDDGTQDMGVRAANDCLLRTGVDPQELDLILCIGEEWKEYPLTTSGIYIQEQIGACRAWAIDVQQRCCSCVAAMKIAKDMMLADPKLNTVMVVGGYRNGDFVNYQDPAMSMMYNLAAGGGAIILKKDYGRNALLGSHLMTDGSLARDVGVRYGGTAEPISGENLGKAYKSLQIFDEKHMKDRLNVVSMDNWLLCIDQAAEESGLTRRDISYLAVLHFKYSMHKHMLELLGLSEEQSVYLSEFGHIGQIDQILSLQLALEQGKVQDGTVIAMIAAGIGYAWAANIIKWGPVS from the coding sequence ATGACTAAGGCGGCAAGGCATATCGGCGTTGTTGGCACCGGAGTGTATCTGCCGGCGACATACATGACCGCCAAAGAAGTGGCAGAAGCCACTGGCGGACGTTGGGCTGAGGCTGATGTCGTCAGCAAGCTTGGCTTTAGCAAAAAAACGATTCCCGGTCTGGATGACGGCACGCAAGACATGGGCGTGCGCGCAGCTAACGATTGCTTGCTGCGAACCGGCGTTGACCCTCAGGAGCTCGATCTGATACTTTGCATTGGTGAGGAGTGGAAAGAGTATCCACTGACTACATCTGGCATCTATATTCAGGAGCAGATCGGCGCCTGCCGCGCCTGGGCGATTGATGTGCAGCAACGCTGCTGCAGTTGCGTGGCTGCCATGAAAATTGCCAAAGATATGATGCTGGCTGATCCGAAGCTTAACACCGTAATGGTTGTTGGCGGTTATCGTAATGGCGACTTTGTCAACTACCAGGACCCTGCGATGTCGATGATGTATAATCTAGCCGCAGGCGGCGGCGCGATCATCCTGAAAAAGGACTATGGCCGCAATGCACTGCTGGGTTCGCATCTGATGACAGATGGGTCGTTAGCGCGTGATGTTGGCGTGCGCTATGGCGGTACGGCTGAACCGATTAGCGGGGAAAACCTGGGTAAAGCGTATAAATCCTTGCAAATTTTTGATGAAAAGCATATGAAAGACCGCTTAAATGTGGTGTCTATGGATAACTGGCTGTTGTGCATCGATCAGGCAGCTGAAGAGTCCGGCTTGACTCGCCGTGACATCAGCTATCTGGCTGTATTGCATTTTAAGTATTCCATGCATAAGCACATGCTGGAGCTACTTGGACTGTCGGAAGAACAGTCTGTCTATCTATCTGAATTCGGTCATATCGGACAGATTGACCAAATCCTCTCGCTGCAACTGGCACTCGAACAAGGCAAGGTTCAAGACGGAACCGTTATTGCCATGATCGCGGCCGGAATTGGTTATGCCTGGGCAGCGAATATCATTAAATGGGGACCTGTTTCCTAG
- a CDS encoding acetyl-CoA hydrolase/transferase family protein, with protein MDHQAMFRNKQISREQALDKVKTGDHIVVAMAGAEPQGFMSALHTCSPRVKDVVISTCLNMQNYPFFVDPAMKGHFLNEGWFYNPAMRKAQAQQTVSFIPNNLHFAGSKRLAHRKPSIFVGICTPPDKHGYVSLSLSLTYEQEMIENADLVILEVNANMPRTLGETAVHVSAVDFFIEHTIPVPELAVIEPSEKDRRIGEYIADLVEDGSTIQLGIGGIPNAVAQGLMSKKDLGIHTEMFTDGMVDLYQAGVITNRKKTLHRGKMVATFALGTKKLYDFIDDNPAVALMRGCQVNDPFVIGQNYKMVSINTTMEIDLTGQCCSESIGHSQFSGTGGQADTAIGAQLSPGGKSIIALYSTTKNDSISKIVPLLTPGAVVSLQRNDVDYVVTEYGVAQLRGTSVRQRVSRLIAIAHPAFRDQLAAEAERLQIW; from the coding sequence ATGGATCATCAGGCGATGTTTCGTAACAAACAGATCAGCAGGGAGCAAGCCCTGGACAAAGTGAAGACAGGCGATCATATCGTGGTCGCCATGGCGGGTGCGGAGCCGCAGGGTTTTATGAGCGCATTGCACACTTGCTCGCCACGAGTCAAAGATGTGGTCATTTCCACTTGTTTGAACATGCAGAATTACCCATTCTTCGTTGACCCTGCCATGAAAGGCCATTTCCTCAATGAAGGCTGGTTTTACAACCCGGCCATGCGCAAGGCGCAGGCTCAGCAAACCGTGTCCTTTATTCCTAACAACCTGCACTTTGCCGGCAGCAAGCGGCTGGCACACCGCAAACCTAGCATCTTTGTCGGCATCTGTACTCCGCCTGACAAGCATGGCTATGTTTCTTTAAGCTTGAGCTTGACCTATGAACAGGAAATGATCGAAAACGCCGATCTGGTTATTCTCGAAGTGAATGCAAATATGCCGCGCACCCTTGGCGAAACGGCAGTACATGTGTCGGCAGTCGACTTTTTTATTGAACACACGATACCGGTGCCTGAATTAGCGGTGATTGAGCCAAGTGAGAAGGATCGGCGGATCGGGGAATATATCGCCGATTTGGTCGAGGACGGCTCGACCATCCAGCTCGGCATCGGCGGTATCCCGAACGCTGTCGCGCAAGGACTAATGAGTAAGAAAGACCTGGGTATTCATACCGAGATGTTCACCGACGGTATGGTGGATCTGTACCAGGCTGGAGTTATCACCAACCGAAAAAAAACGCTGCATCGCGGCAAGATGGTGGCGACGTTCGCTCTAGGAACGAAAAAACTCTATGACTTCATTGACGATAATCCGGCAGTGGCATTGATGCGAGGCTGCCAGGTCAACGACCCCTTTGTTATCGGTCAGAATTATAAAATGGTATCGATTAATACCACGATGGAGATTGACCTAACCGGCCAGTGCTGCTCAGAGTCAATCGGCCACAGTCAATTTAGCGGCACAGGCGGTCAGGCAGATACTGCCATCGGCGCTCAGTTGTCTCCAGGCGGCAAGTCAATCATTGCCCTCTATTCAACAACTAAAAATGACTCGATTTCAAAGATTGTGCCATTATTGACTCCGGGAGCGGTTGTGTCCCTGCAGCGCAATGATGTGGACTATGTTGTTACCGAATACGGCGTTGCCCAACTGCGCGGCACCTCGGTGCGTCAGCGCGTAAGCCGTCTAATCGCCATCGCGCATCCAGCCTTCCGCGACCAGCTAGCCGCTGAGGCGGAAAGGCTGCAGATTTGGTGA
- a CDS encoding branched-chain amino acid ABC transporter permease, protein MIADLLIGGSVNGAFYALLALGFCLMFGVARIVNLYHGSYYLLGAYFYYVYSVFAGLPLLLAALTSLASVVAIALFLDRYVISRVRQSATTVMILTLGLASFTQYLVRIIFGAKYLNVKGFVEGSINVFGVVVPSTRALAFVVSIVLIVWLWHFIRRTSTGRAIMAVAQDKLAATFMGVNADRAYLLTTAISAFLAASAGVLVAPFLTVEPAMWLFPLIKAFAIVILGGLGSLEGSVIVSFLLGYIETFVSLAISTNLRELVFLAVVLVVLIVKPSGLMGKAGRA, encoded by the coding sequence ATGATTGCTGATCTGTTAATCGGCGGCAGTGTCAACGGCGCCTTCTACGCGCTGCTCGCGCTCGGATTCTGCCTGATGTTCGGAGTAGCCAGGATTGTGAATCTTTATCATGGCTCGTATTATCTCTTAGGGGCCTATTTCTATTATGTCTATAGTGTGTTTGCCGGTCTGCCGCTGTTGCTTGCAGCATTGACTTCGCTCGCATCGGTGGTGGCTATAGCCCTATTCCTTGATCGCTATGTCATCAGCCGGGTTCGCCAGTCGGCAACCACGGTGATGATTCTGACTTTGGGGCTGGCTAGTTTCACCCAATACCTGGTTAGAATTATTTTTGGCGCGAAATATCTGAATGTTAAGGGATTTGTTGAGGGTAGTATCAACGTGTTCGGTGTGGTCGTTCCTTCAACCCGTGCGCTTGCCTTCGTCGTATCGATTGTATTGATCGTCTGGCTATGGCACTTTATCCGTCGCACTTCAACTGGCAGGGCGATCATGGCGGTGGCGCAGGATAAACTGGCTGCGACATTTATGGGAGTCAATGCCGACCGGGCATATCTCTTAACCACCGCCATTTCCGCTTTCCTAGCTGCGTCGGCTGGTGTTCTGGTCGCGCCTTTTCTAACAGTTGAGCCAGCCATGTGGCTGTTCCCGCTGATTAAAGCGTTTGCAATTGTTATCCTTGGCGGGTTAGGCAGTCTGGAAGGCAGTGTGATTGTATCTTTTCTTTTAGGCTATATCGAAACTTTTGTATCGCTTGCCATATCCACCAATTTGCGGGAATTGGTTTTCTTGGCAGTTGTACTGGTGGTTCTCATCGTTAAACCGTCTGGCCTGATGGGTAAAGCGGGGAGGGCGTAG